A genomic stretch from Telopea speciosissima isolate NSW1024214 ecotype Mountain lineage chromosome 7, Tspe_v1, whole genome shotgun sequence includes:
- the LOC122666595 gene encoding myosin-17-like has protein sequence MAAPVNIIVGSHVWVEDPVLAWVDGEVLRIDGQNIHIQTTNGKKVVADVSKVFSKDSEAPPGGVDDMTKLSYLHEPGVLQNLATRYELNEIYTYTGNILIAINPFQRLPHLYDTHMMEQYKGAAFGELSPHVFAIADVAFRAMINEGKSNSILVSGESGAGKTETTKMLMRYLAYLGGRSGTEGRTVEQQVLESNPVLEAFGNAKTVRNNNSSRFGKFVEIQFDKSGRISGAAVRTYLLERSRVCQVSDPERNYHCFYLLCAAPPEDIAKYKLGNPKSFHYLNQSNCYELDGVNDTHEYLATRRAMDIVGISEQEQEAIFRVVAAILHLGNIDFAKGKEIDSSVVKDGKSRFHLNMTAELLMCNAQGLEDALIKRAMVTPEEVITRTLDPVAAIVSRDGLAKTIYSRLFDWLVDKINISIGQDPNSKSIIGVLDIYGFESFKCNSFEQFCINYTNEKLQQHFNQHVFKMEQEDYTKEEINWSYIEFVDNQDVLDLIEKKPGGIISLLDEACMFPKSTHETFAQKLYTTFKNNKRFIKPKLSRTDFTVSHYAGEVTYQADQFLDKNKDYVVAEHQELLTASKCSFVAGLFPPLPEESSKSSKFSSIGARFKLQLQSLMETLSSTEPHYIRCVKPNNVLKPAIFENLNVINQLRCGGVLEAIRISCAGYPTRRTFYEFLNRFGVLAPEVLEGNNEDKVACQMILDKIGLKGYQIGKTKVFLRAGQMAELDARRTEVLGNAARTIQRQIRTHIARKEFATLRKAAIQLQSCLRGKLARKMYEYLRREAAAVKIQKIFRRYVARKSYIALQMSATTLQTSLRAMAARNEFRFRKQTKAAIIIQAHWRCYREFSYYMRLQKAILVSQCGWRRRVARKELRQLKMAARETGALKEMKDKLEKKVEELTWRLQLEKRLRTDLEEAKAQEISKLQDALNAVQLQVEEANARVIREREAAQKAIKEAPPVIKETPVLVQDTAKIDALTAEVENLKALLQSERQTAEETKKAYADSQAKSGELSKKLDDAEHKVDQLQDSVQRLEEKLSNIESENQVLRQQALAISPTGKALSARQKTTILQRTPDNGNILNGETKVASDLSLVVSTPREPETEERPQKSLNEKQQENQDLLIKCISQDLGFSGGRPVSACIIYKCLLHWRSFEVERTTVFDRIIQTIGAAIEVQDNNDVLAYWLSNSSTLLLLLQRTLKASGAASLTPQRRRSASLFGRMSQGLRASPQSAGLSFLNGRMLGGLDDLRQVEAKYPALLFKQQLTAFLEKIYGMMRDNLKKEISPLLGLCIQAPRTSRASLVKGRSQANAVAQQALIAHWQSIVKSLNSYLNIMKANFVPPFLVRKVFTQIFSFINVQLFNSLLLRRECCSFSNGEFVKAGLAELEQWCDDATEEYAGSAWDELKHIRQAVGFLVIHQKPKKTLKEITNDLCPVLSIQQLYRISTMYWDDKYGTHSVSSDVISSMRVLMTEDSNNAVSSSFLLDDDSSIPFTVDDISKSMQQIEIADIDPPPIIRENSGFMFLLQRSE, from the exons ATG GCAGCGCCAGTTAATATCATTGTAGGTTCTCATGTATGGGTTGAAGATCCGGTGTTGGCCTGGGTTGATGGAGAAGTTTTACGGATTGATGGTCAAAATATTCATATTCAGACTACTAATGGGAAAAAG GTTGTCGCTGATGTATCCAAAGTGTTTTCCAAGGATTCTGAAGCTCCACCCGGAGGAGTAGATGACATGACAAAACTTTCATATTTGCATGAGCCTGGTGTTCTGCAAAACTTGGCCACTAGATATGAACTTAATGAAATTTAT ACATACACAGGGAATATCCTTATTGCAATAAATCCATTTCAAAGATTACCTCATCTGTATGATACCCATATGATGGAACAATATAAAGGAGCAGCTTTTGGGGAGTTGAGTCCTCACGTTTTTGCTATTGCAGATGTTGCATTCAG GGCAATGATCAATGAAGGGAAGAGCAACTCCATTTTAGTCAGTGGAGAAAGTGGTGCTGGTAAAACTGAGACCACAAAAATGCTGATGAGATATCTTGCATACTTGGGTGGGCGATCTGGAACAGAAGGACGAACAGTTGAACAACAAGTTCTAGAA TCAAACCCAGTTCTTGAAGCTTTCGGCAATGCCAAAACTGTTCGGAACAACAACTCAAG TCGTTTTGGTAAATTTGTTGAGATCCAATTTGACAAGAGTGGGAGAATATCAGGGGCAGCTGTTAGAACATACCTTCTTGAAAGGTCTCGGGTTTGCCAAGTATCAGATCCTGAGAGAAACTACCATTGCTTTTACCTTCTTTGTGCAGCACCCCCTGAG GACATTGCGAAATATAAGTTGGGAAATCCTAAATCATTCCATTACCTAAACCAATCCAATTGCTATGAGCTTGATGGAGTAAATGATACTCATGAATATCTTGCAACTAGGAGGGCGATGGATATTGTCGGAATTAGCGAGCAAGAGCAG GAGGCAATTTTCAGGGTTGTAGCCGCAATTCTTCATCTTGGAAATATTGATTTTGCAAAGGGAAAGGAGATAGACTCCTCCGTTGTCAAGGATGGAAAGTCTAGATTTCATCTTAATATGACAGCTGAGCTTCTAAT GTGCAATGCCCAGGGTTTGGAAGATGCACTGATTAAACGTGCTATGGTGACTCCAGAGGAAGTCATAACAAGAACTCTCGATCCTGTTGCTGCAATAGTCAGCAGGGATGGTTTAGCTAAAACAATATATTCCCGCCTGTTTGATTG GCTTGTGGATAAAATTAATATTTCAATTGGGCAGGATCCAAACTCAAAGTCAATAATTGGAGTTCTTGACATTTATGGTTTTGAAAGTTTTAAGTGCAATAG TTTTGAGCAGTTCTGCATCAATTATACAAATGAGAAGCTGCAACAACATTTCAACCAG CATGTCTTTAAAATGGAACAAGAGGATTATACCAAAGAAGAAATCAATTGGAGCTATATAGAATTTGTCGATAACCAAGATGTTCTGGATCTGATTGAGAAG AAACCTGGAGGAATAATTTCACTTCTTGATGAGGCCTG CATGTTCCCCAAGTCTACACATGAAACATTTGCCCAGAAATTGTACACCACATTTAAAAACAATAAGCGCTTCATAAAACCAAAGCTTTCTCGTACTGATTTTACAGTATCTCACTATGCAGGAGAG GTAACATATCAAGCCGATCAGTTCCTGGACAAGAACAAAGATTATGTCGTGGCAGAACATCAAGAATTATTGACTGCCTCGAAGTGCTCCTTTGTGGCTGGGTTGTTTCCCCCACTTCCAGAGGAGTCATCAAAGTCATCCAAATTCTCTTCCATTGGGGCACGCTTCAAG CTGCAACTTCAATCTTTGATGGAAACCTTGAGTTCGACAGAACCTCACTACATCAGATGTGTGAAACCGAACAATGTCCTCAAACCTGCTATTTTTGAGAACTTAAATGTTATCAATCAATTACGCTGTGGT GGTGTTCTTGAGGCAATTAGGATCAGCTGTGCTGGATATCCCACTAGACGAACATTCTATGAGTTTCTTAACCGTTTTGGTGTTCTTGCTCCTGAAGTTCTGGAGGGAAA CAATGAAGACAAGGTTGCATGCCAAATGATTCTGGATAAAATTGGATTGAAGGGTTATCAG ATAGGCAAGACAAAGGTCTTCCTGAGAGCTGGTCAGATGGCTGAGTTGGATGCACGAAGAACAGAGGTTCTTGGCAATGCAGCTAGAACCATTCAAAGACAAATCCGTACTCACATTGCTCGCAAAGAATTCGCCACATTGCGCAAAGCTGCAATTCAGTTGCAATCCTGTTTGAGAG GTAAACTGGCACGCAAAATGTATGAGTACTTACGACGGGAAGCAGCTGCTGTGAAGATACAGAAGATCTTCCGTCGATATGTTGCAAGGAAATCTTACATAGCACTGCAGATGTCTGCAACCACATTGCAGACCAGTTTGAGGGCAATGGCTGCTCGCAATGAATTCAGGTTCAGAAAGCAAACAAAGGCTGCAATCATTATCCAG GCTCATTGGCGTTGCTACAGGGAATTTTCATACTATATGAGGCTTCAGAAGGCAATACTCGTTTCTCAGTGTGGTTGGAGACGAAGAGTAGCTAGGAAAGAGCTCAGACAGCTCAAAATG GCTGCAAGAGAAACAGGGGCGCTTAAAGAAATGAAAGACAAACTAGAAAAGAAGGTAGAGGAGCTTACATGGCGTTTGCAGCTTGAGAAAAGATTAAGG ACTGATCTGGAAGAGGCAAAAGCCCAAGAAATTTCCAAGTTACAGGATGCTTTGAATGCAGTGCAACTACAAGTAGAAGAAGCAAATGCAAGGGTTATAAGAGAACGAGAGGCAGCTCAGAAAGCCATCAAAGAAGCACCGCCAGTGATAAAGGAAACCCCTGTCTTAGTTCAAGATACAGCAAAGATTGATGCATTAACTGCTGAAGTTGAGAATCTGAAG GCTTTGCTGCAATCAGAAAGACAGACAGCAGAAGAAACCAAGAAAGCTTATGCTGATTCTCAGGCTAAAAGTGGGGAGCTGAGCAAAAAGCTTGATGATGCGGAGCACAAAGTGGATCAACTTCAAGATTCAGTACAGAG GCTTGAAGAGAAACTGTCCAATATAGAATCAGAAAATCAAGTACTTCGTCAGCAAGCATTGGCGATTTCACCCACCGGTAAAGCTTTATCTGCACGGCAGAAGACAACAATTCTTCAG AGAACTCCAGACAATGGGAATATTCTGAATGGAGAAACAAAGGTGGCATCG GATTTAAGTCTGGTTGTATCTACTCCACGGGAGCCTGAAACCGAGGAAAGGCCCCAAAAATCACTCAATGAGAAACAACAG GAGAACCAAGACCTGCTGATAAAATGTATTTCTCAAGACCTTGGGTTCTCTGGTGGTAGACCTGTTTCTGCTTGTATCATTTATAAATGCCTTCTTCACTGGAGGTCATTTGAAGTTGAAAGAACAACTGTCTTCGACCGTATTATTCAAACGATAGGCGCAGCTATTGAG GTCCAGGATAATAATGATGTTCTAGCCTATTGGTTGTCTAATTCATCCACATTATTGTTGCTTCTCCAACGTACCCTGAAAGCAAGTGGTGCAGCTAGCTTGACCCCTCAAAGGCGAAGATCTGCTTCTCTGTTTGGGAGGATGTCTCAA GGACTTAGAGCATCTCCACAAAGTGCTGGGCTCTCATTTCTTAATGGTCGGATGCTGGGTGGACTGGATGATTTGCGACAAGTTGAAGCCAAATATCCAGCATTACTGTTCAAGCAACAACTTACAGCGTTCCTTGAGAAGATATATGGAATGATGAGAGATAATCTGAAGAAAGAGATCTCTCCATTGCTTGGATTGTGTATTCAG GCACCTAGGACATCCAGGGCAAGTTTAGTAAAAGGGCGTTCGCAAGCAAATGCTGTTGCTCAACAAGCATTAATTGCTCACTGGCAAAGCATTGTGAAAAGTTTGAACAGTTACTTGAATATTATGAAAGCCAACTTT GTTCCCCCCTTCTTAGTGCGCAAGGTGTTCACTCAGATATTCTCTTTCATCAACGTTCAGCTATTCAACAG CCTCCTTTTACGGCGTGAGTGTTGTTCATTCAGCAATGGAGAGTTTGTAAAAGCAGGGTTGGCTGAGTTAGAGCAGTGGTGCGATGATGCTACTGAAGAG TATGCTGGTTCAGCTTGGGATGAATTGAAGCATATCAGACAGGCAGTTGGATTCCTG GTCATACATCAAAAGCCTAAGAAAACTTTGAAAGAAATAACCAATGACCTCTGCCCA GTGCTCAGCATACAACAGCTATACAGGATCAGTACCATGTACTGGGATGACAAATATGGCACACACAGTGTATCTTCAGAC GTTATTTCGAGTATGAGAGTTCTTATGACTGAAGATTCCAACAATGCTGTCAGCAGTTCGTTCTTGTTAGATGATGACTCAAG CATACCATTCACTGTAGATGACATCTCCAAGTCCATGCAGCAGATAGAGATAGCTGATATTGATCCTCCACCTATAATTCGTGAGAACTCtggatttatgtttttattgCAACGGTCAGAGTGA
- the LOC122669695 gene encoding uncharacterized protein At4g33100 has product MGIIKKDKRSDSSSSTSPCAHLRVAYHQCFNRWYSEKFLKGQWDKEECVSEWQKYRACLSQHLEDKHLSRFLEAEANVYTPESS; this is encoded by the exons ATGGGGATTATTAAGAAAGATAAGAGgagtgattcttcttcttcaacatcacCCTGTGCTCATCTCAGAGTTGCATATCACCAATGCTTCAACAG GTGGTACTCTGAGAAATTCTTGAAGGGCCAGTGGGACAAAGAGGAATGCGTATCCGAGTGGCAGAAATACAGAGCTTGCCTTTct CAACATTTGGAAGATAAACATCTCAGTCGCTTCCTTGAAGCCGAAGCTAATGTCTATACTCCTGAATCCTCCTGA